Proteins co-encoded in one Malus domestica chromosome 09, GDT2T_hap1 genomic window:
- the LOC103442410 gene encoding isoleucine--tRNA ligase, cytoplasmic-like, which translates to MEEVCEGKDFSFPKQEETILKLWSEIKAFETQLARTEGQPEYVFYDGPPFATGLPHYGHILAGTIKDIITRFFSMTGHHVIRRFGWDCHGLPVENEIDRTHGIKRRDDVLNMGIDKYNEACRSIVTRYVGEWEKVITRTGRWIDFQNDYKTMDLKFMESVWWVFAQLFEKGLVYKGFKVMPYSTGCKTPLSNFEAGQDYRDVPDPEIMVTFPIVGDLENASFVAWTTTPWTLPSNLALCVNANFTYVKVRNNYSGKVYVVAESRLSALPSEKPKEKSTVVENGSKSKTKGGAGKKETVASSSYQVLQKFSGASLVGNKYVPLFEYFKEFSDVAFRVVVDNYVTDDSGTGIVHCAPAFGEDDYRVCLENQVINKGDNLIVAVDDDGCFTERITDFSGFYVKDADKDIIEAVKAKGRLVKSGTFTHSYPFCWRSKTPLIYRAVPSWFIRVEQLKEKLLENNTQTYWVPDFVKEKRFHNWLENARDWAVSRSRFWGTPLPVWVSEDGEEILVIDSIDKLEKLSGVKVFDLHRHNIDHITIPSARGPQHGVLRRIDDVFDCWFESGSMPYAYIHYPFENVELFEKNFPGHFVAEGLDQTRGWFYTLMVLSTALFGKPAFRNLICNGLVLAEDGKKMSKSLKNYPSPMEVIDDYGADALRLYLINSPVVRAETLRFKKEGVFGVVKDVFLPWYNAYRFLVQNAKRLEDEGFGTFLPIDLTTVQKSSNVLDQWINSATQSLVHFVQQEMNGYRLYTVVPYLLKFLDNLTNIYVRFNRKRLKGRTGEEDCRMALSTLYNVLLVSCKVMAPLTPFFTEVLYQNLRKVLNESEESIHFCSFPKAEGKRDERMEQSVRRMMTVIDLGRNIRERHNKPLKTPLKEMVIVHPDADFLDDIAGKLRDYVLEELNVRSLVTCNDTLEYASLRAEPDFSVLGKRLGKSMGVVAKEVKAMSQESILAFEKAGEVTVSGHCLKLADIKVVRDFKRPNGMTEKEIDAAGDGDVLVVLDLRPDESLFEAGVAREIVRRVQQLRKTAALKPTDVVEAYFESLDQDKSVSQRVLQSQEEYITDAIGFPLRPSHVMPSDAVLVAEESSHGVSGMSFVIRLVRPTSSK; encoded by the exons ATGGAGGAAGTGTGCGAGGGCAAGGACTTCTCCTTCCCCAAACAAGAAGAAACCATCCTCAAACTCTGGTCCGAAATCAAAGCCTTCGAAACCCAATTGGCGCGCACGGAGGGCCAGCCGGAATACGTCTTCTATGACGGCCCTCCGTTTGCCACCGGCCTCCCGCACTACGGCCACATCTTGGCCGGAACCATCAAAGACATCATCACCCGATTCTTCTCCATGACCGGCCACCACGTCATCCGCCGATTCGGGTGGGACTGCCACGGCCTGCCTGTGGAGAACGAGATCGATCGGACTCACGGTATCAAGCGCCGGGACGACGTGCTGAATATGGGGATCGATAAGTACAACGAGGCCTGTAGAAGCATTGTGACGCGGTACGTCGGCGAGTGGGAGAAGGTTATCACTCGGACGGGGCGGTGGATTGATTTCCAGAACGATTACAAGACGATGGACTTGAAGTTTATGGAATCTGTGTGGTGGGTTTTTGCGCAATTGTTCGAAAAGGGGCTGGTTTATAAAGGATTCAAG GTCATGCCATACAGCACTGGTTGCAAGACACCACTCTCAAATTTTGAGGCTGGTCAAGATTATAGGGATGTGCCTGATCCCGAAATTATGGTGACTTTTCCAATTGTGGGAGATCTGGAAAATGCAAGTTTTGTGGCTTGGACAACTACACCATGGACCCTCCCTAGTAACTTAGCCCTCTGTGTCAATGCGAACTTTACTTATGTGAAGGTTCGCAACAACTACTCGGGGAAAGTTTATGTTGTTGCTGAATCTCGGTTGTCAGCTCTTCCTAGCGAGAAACCTAAAGAGAAAAGTACTGTAGTAGAAAATGGGTCCAAGTCTAAGACCAAGGGAGGAGCTGGGAAAAAGGAAACTGTCGCCAGTTCATCATATCAAGTATTGCAGAAATTCTCGGGGGCTTCATTAGTGGGAAATAAGTATGTGCCACTGTTTGAATACTTTAAGGAGTTCTCTGATGTGGCATTTAGAGTTGTTGTGGACAACTATGTTACTGATGATAGTGGGACTGGTATTGTTCATTGTGCTCCTGCCTTTGGCGAGGATGATTATCGTGTTTGCCTCGAAAACCAAGTAATCAATAAGGGAGACAACTTGATTGTAGCGGTTGATGATGATGGCTGCTTTACAGAAAGAATCACTGATTTCAGCGGGTTCTATGTCAAGGATGCCGATAAAGATATTATTGAAGCAGTGAAG GCAAAAGGAAGGCTAGTGAAGTCCGGAACTTTCACTCATTCTTATCCCTTTTGCTGGAGATCTAAAACTCCACTTATCTACAGAGCTGTCCCAAGTTGGTTTATCCGGGTGGAGCAGTTGAAAGAAAAATTGCTAGAAAATAACACACAGACTTACTGGGTTCCTGACTTTGTCAAGGAAAAGCGCTTCCACAATTGGCTGGAAAATGCAAGAGATTGGGCCGTTAGTCGAAGTAGGTTTTGGGGAACTCCTCTCCCTGTGTGGGTTAGTGAGGATGGCGAGGAGATACTAGTCATCGATTCTATTGATAAGCTTGAAAAGCTTTCCGGTGTTAAG GTTTTTGATCTGCACCGGCACAATATCGATCATATCACTATTCCATCTGCTCGTGGTCCGCAACATGGTGTTCTTCGACGTATAGATGATGTGTTTGATTGCTGGTTTGAGAGTGGATCCATGCCTTATGCTTATATCCACTATCCTTTCGAGAATGTTGAACTTTTTGAGAAAAATTTTCCTGGGCATTTCGTCGCGGAAGGGCTAGATCAGACTCGTGGGTGGTTCTACACTCTTATGGTGTTATCTACTGCGTTATTTGGGAAACCTGCTTTTAGAAACCTGATTTGCAATGGACTTGTCCTTGCTGAGGATGGAAAAAAAATGAGTAAAAGTTTGAAGAACTATCCTTCACCAATGGAGGTTATTGATGACTATGGTGCTGATGCACTACGATTATACCTCATCAACTCTCCTGTTGTGCGTGCGGAGACATTACGTTTCAAGAAGGAAGGAGTTTTTGGTGTGGTCAAGGATGTATTTCTTCCTTGGTACAATGCATACAGGTTCCTTGTTCAGAATGCAAAGAGACTTGAAGATGAAGGGTTTGGCACTTTCCTCCCTATTGATCTAACCACTGTACAAAAATCATCTAATGTGCTTGACCAGTGGATCAACTCAGCCACACAGAGTCTTGTGCATTTTGTCCAACAAGAGATGAATGGTTATCGACTTTACACGGTGGTTCCATATCTTTTGAAGTTTCTTGACAACTTGACAAATATTTATGTGCGGTTCAATCGCAAGAGGCTAAAGGGTCGTACTGGTGAAGAAGATTGTAGGATGGCACTCTCAACTCTTTATAATGTCCTCTTGGTGTCCTGTAAAGTGATGGCACCATTAACGCCATTCTTCACTGAGGTGCTTTATCAAAATTTGCGGAAAGTTTTGAATGAGTCTGAGGAAAGCATTCACTTCTGTAGTTTTCCTAAAGCAGAAGGAAAGAGGGATGAACGCATGGAGCAGAGTGTTAGAAGAATGATGACAGTGATAGATCTTGGCCGTAACATTCGTGAGCGTCACAATAAGCCTCTCAAGACACCCCTTAAGGAGATGGTTATAGTTCATCCTGATGCAGACTTTCTTGATGATATTGCTGGAAAGCTAAGAGATTATGTGTTGGAGGAACTTAATGTACGATCTCTTGTCACATGTAATGATACATTGGAGTATGCTTCGTTACGTGCAGAGCCTGATTTTAGTGTACTGGGTAAGCGGCTTGGAAAATCGATGGGAGTTGTTGCCAAAGAAGTCAAGGCCATGTCCCAGGAAAGCATTTTAGCATTTGAGAAAGCTGGAGAAGTTACTGTTTCTGGTCATTGTTTAAAGCTTGCTGATATTAAGGTGGTTAGGGATTTCAAGCGTCCTAATGGAATGACAGAAAAGGAGATTGATGCAGCGGGAGATGGtgatgttttggtggttttggaTTTACGTCCAGATGAGTCCTTGTTTGAGGCTGGTGTTGCTCGCGAAATTGTTAGGAGAGTTCAACAGTTACGGAAGACAGCTGCCCTTAAACCTACTGACGTGGTAGAGGCCTACTTTGAATCTTTAGATCAAGATAAATCAGTCTCACAACGGGTTTTGCAATCCCAGGAAGAATACATTACAGATGCCATTGGTTTTCCATTGCGTCCTTCTCATGTGATGCCATCAGATGCTGTCCTTGTTGCGGAGGAGAGTTCCCATGGGGTATCTGGTATGTCATTTGTTATCAGATTGGTTCGCCCGACCAGTTCCAAGTAG
- the LOC103442411 gene encoding small ribosomal subunit protein uS9c-like: MAVSIAALTSSLSSLSFSSHVAQKPIIASFPGSKSVTCSHVCGTATRAPRLVVASVAAAPPTEVVETENLKKYVKSRLPGGFAAQTIIGTGRRKCAIARVVLQEGTGKVIINYRDAKEYLQGNPLWLQYVRVPLVTLGYESGYDVFVKAHGGGLSGQAQAISLGIARALLKVSEDHRRPLRKEGLLTRDARVVERKKPGLKKARKAPQFSKR, from the exons ATGGCGGTCTCCATAGCAGCTCTCACATCgtccctctcttctctctcattttcctcCCACGTAGCTCAGAAGCCCATCATTGCCTCGTTTCCCGGCTCCAAATCAGTGACTTGTTCGCACGTATGCGGAACCGCCACACGTGCCCCTCGTCTGGTGGTGGCTTCCGTAGCGGCAGCTCCTCCTACAGAAGTGGTGGAGACTGAAAACCTCAAGAAATACGTGAAATCAAGGCTTCCCGGCGGTTTTGCAGCTCAGACAATCATCGGGACCGGTCGCCGGAAGTGCGCGATTGCTCGTGTTGTACTCCAGGAGGGCACCGGCAAAGTCATCATCAACTATCGCGACGCCAag GAATATCTGCAAGGCAACCCGTTGTGGCTACAGTACGTAAGAGTACCGTTGGTTACTTTAGGATACGAAAGTGGATACGACGTGTTTGTGAAGGCTCATGGCGGTGGCCTTTCTGGTCAGGCGCAGGCGATTTCCCTTGGCATTGCCCGAGCTTTGCTAAAGGTCAGTGAAGACCATAGAAGACCTCTCAGAAAGGAAGGGCTGCTGACCAGAGACGCCAGAGTAGTTGAAAGGAAGAAGCCTGGTCTCAAGAAAGCTCGCAAAGCCCCTCAGTTTTCAAAGCGTTAG
- the LOC139187967 gene encoding UDP-glycosyltransferase 83A1-like: MSRPHIVAIPYPAQGHVIPLMEFSQSLVNHGIKVSFVNTEYNHKRIVKALAGESLIDLVSLPDGLEPWEDKSELEQLSEAMKWIMPEKLEELIEKINGGEGENVTCVMADHHISWALEVAEKMNVKAVAFWPAAAASLAVVLSVPKYIDEGIVDKDGTILKSQNVDLGTNMPTMKTKDFAWACIGDYTLQNMMLEMVLKMNSNLKLAQGVVCNSAHDLEPEAFTLIPEILPIGPLLASSRQGTSTGNFWPQDSTCLEWLDQQPPSSVIYAAFGSFTVFDPTQFKELALALELSERPFLWVVRSDTTDSTCDPYPEGYLERVASRGLMVSWAPQQKVLAHPSIACFVSHCGWNSTLEGISNGVPILCWPYFADQFINESYICDVWKAGLKFDRNESGLITKEEIKNKVEQLLGVEEFKETASKLKEFALTSIKEGGQSNKNFNNFIEWLQS, encoded by the exons ATGAGCAGGCCACATATCGTAGCGATTCCTTATCCGGCGCAAGGGCACGTAATTCCCTTGATGGAGTTCTCGCAAAGCTTAGTGAACCATGGCATCAAGGTCAGTTTTGTGAACACAGAGTACAACCACAAGCGCATAGTGAAAGCCTTGGCTGGCGAGAGTCTTATTGATCTAGTTTCGCTTCCAGATGGGTTAGAACCGTGGGAGGACAAGAGCGAGCTAGAGCAACTATCCGAAGCAATGAAATGGATCATGCCAGAGAAGTTGGAGGAGCTCATAGAGAAGATCAACGGAGGGGAAGGTGAAAATGTCACTTGTGTCATGGCTGATCATCATATTTCCTGGGCCCTGGAAGTAGCGGAGAAGATGAACGTGAAGGCAGTTGCATTTTGGCCTGCTGCAGCTGCATCGTTGGCGGTGGTTCTCAGTGTACCAAAGTACATTGATGAAGGAATCGTTGACAAAGATG GAACTATATTGAAGAGCCAGAATGTTGACTTGGGAACGAACATGCCCACCATGAAAACTAAAGACTTTGCGTGGGCATGCATAGGTGACTATACCTTGCAGAATATGATGCTTGAAATGGTATTGAAAATGAACAGCAACCTGAAACTGGCACAAGGGGTTGTTTGCAACTCGGCACATGACCTCGAGCCGGAAGCATTCACCTTGATACCCGAGATTTTGCCAATAGGCCCGCTCTTGGCAAGCAGCCGGCAAGGGACTTCAACCGGGAACTTCTGGCCACAGGACTCAACTTGCTTAGAGTGGCTGGACCAACAGCCACCCAGCTCAGTGATCTATGCTGCATTTGGCAGCTTCACAGTTTTCGATCCAACCCAATTCAAAGAATTGGCTTTGGCTCTCGAATTATCCGAGAGGCCATTCCTCTGGGTCGTGAGGTCAGATACCACTGACAGTACTTGTGATCCCTACCCGGAAGGATATCTAGAGCGTGTAGCCTCTCGCGGCCTGATGGTCAGTTGGGCACCTCAACAGAAGGTCCTGGCTCATCCTTCGATTGCTTGCTTCGTAAGTCACTGCGGGTGGAACTCCACCCTTGAAGGCATAAGCAATGGAGTTCCTATATTGTGCTGGCCATACTTTGCCGATCAGTTCATCAATGAGAGCTACATTTGTGATGTTTGGAAGGCGGGACTGAAATTCGATAGGAACGAAAGCGGGCTTATCACGAAAGAAGAAATCAAGAACAAGGTGGAACAACTGCTTGGTGTTGAAGAATTTAAAGAAACTGCTTCCAAACTTAAGGAATTTGCCCTGACCAGTATCAAAGAAGGTGGCCAATCTAACAAGAACTTTAACAATTTTATTGAATGGCTCCAGTCATAG
- the LOC103411383 gene encoding UDP-glycosyltransferase 83A1-like — MSRPHIVAIPYPAQGHVIPLMEFSQSLANHGIKVSFVNAEYNHKRIVKALAGESLIDLVSLPDGLEPWEDKSELEQISEALKWIMPGKLEELIEKINGGDGENVTCVMADHHIFWALEVAEKMNIKAVAFWPAAAASLALLLSVPKYIDEGIVDNDGTVLKSQNVDMGTNMPTMKTKDFVWACIGDFTMQKMIFDLMLKLNSSQKLAQRAVCNSAHDLEPEAFTLIPEVLPIGPLLASSRQGNLAGNFWPQDSTCLEWLDQQPLSSVIYVAFGSFTVFDPTQFKELASALELSERPFLWVVRSDTTDSTCDPYPEGYLERVASRGLMVSWAPQQKVLAHPSIACFVSHCGWNSTLEGISNGVPILCWPYFADQFINESYICDVWKAGLKFDRNESGLITKEEIKNKVEQLLGVEEFKERASKLMEFAMTSIKEGGKSNKNFNNFIEWLKS, encoded by the exons ATGAGTAGGCCACATATCGTAGCGATTCCTTACCCGGCGCAAGGGCACGTAATTCCCTTGATGGAGTTCTCGCAAAGCTTAGCGAACCATGGTATCAAGGTCAGTTTTGTGAACGCGGAGTATAACCACAAGCGCATAGTGAAAGCCTTGGCTGGCGAGAGTCTTATCGATCTAGTTTCGCTTCCAGATGGGTTAGAACCGTGGGAGGACAAGAGCGAGCTAGAGCAGATATCCGAAGCGTTGAAATGGATCATGCCGGGGAAGTTGGAGGAGCTCATAGAGAAGATCAACGGAGGGGATGGCGAAAATGTCACTTGTGTCATGGCTGATCATCATATTTTCTGGGCCCTGGAAGTAGCAGAGAAGATGAACATCAAGGCAGTTGCATTTTGGCCTGCGGCAGCTGCATCGTTGGCGTTGCTTCTCAGTGTACCAAAGTACATTGATGAAGGAATCGTTGACAACGATG GAACTGTATTGAAGAGCCAGAATGTTGACATGGGAACAAACATGCCCACCATGAAAACTAAAGACTTTGTGTGGGCATGCATAGGTGACTTTACCATGCAGAAAATGATATTTGATTTGATGTTAAAACTCAACAGCAGCCAGAAACTGGCACAACGGGCTGTTTGCAACTCGGCACATGACCTCGAGCCGGAAGCATTCACCCTGATACCCGAGGTTTTGCCAATTGGCCCGCTCTTGGCAAGCAGCCGGCAAGGGAATTTAGCTGGGAACTTCTGGCCACAGGACTCAACCTGCTTAGAGTGGTTGGACCAACAGCCACTCAGCTCAGTGATATATGTTGCATTTGGCAGCTTCACAGTTTTCGATCCAACCCAATTCAAAGAATTGGCTTCGGCTCTCGAATTATCCGAGAGGCCATTCCTCTGGGTCGTGAGGTCAGATACTACTGACAGTACTTGTGATCCCTACCCGGAAGGATATCTAGAGCGTGTAGCCTCTCGCGGCCTGATGGTCAGTTGGGCACCTCAACAGAAGGTCCTGGCTCATCCTTCGATTGCTTGCTTCGTAAGTCACTGCGGGTGGAACTCCACCCTTGAAGGCATAAGCAATGGAGTTCCTATATTGTGCTGGCCATACTTTGCCGATCAGTTCATCAATGAGAGCTACATTTGTGATGTTTGGAAGGCGGGACTGAAATTCGATAGGAACGAAAGCGGGCTTATCACGAAAGAAGAAATCAAGAACAAGGTGGAACAACTGCTTGGTGTTGAAGAATTTAAAGAAAGAGCTTCCAAACTTATGGAATTTGCCATGACCAGTATCAAAGAAGGTGGCAAATCTAACAAGAACTTTAACAATTTTATTGAATGGCTCAAGTCATAG
- the LOC103442409 gene encoding UDP-glycosyltransferase 83A1, which produces MVNPHVLVIPYPAQGHVIPLFELSRCLVKHGIEVTFVDTEHVHMQMKNALAVEDEIGSKIHHVFVSDGLESLEDRKIPGKFSAAIMQVMPGKFKELIEEINGSNGDQITCVLADQSLGWALDIAEQKAIKRAAFCPAAAALLVLGFSIPKLIDEGIVANDGTPTKKQVIKLSPEMPGMNTSNFVWACLGSKALQKNVFQLMVRNNQSTKLADWLLCNSTYDLEPAAFSMAPQILPIGPLLASNQLESSAGNILPDDSCLNWLDQQSPQSVIYVAFGSVAVFDRKQFEELAWGLEHSNRPFLWVVRDDNAHTKNEAFPEGFLDSVADRGRIVAWAPQQRVLSHPSIACFVSHCGWNSTMEGVSYGVPFMCWPYFADQFLNQTYICEVWKVGLGFERDESGIVTRREISSKVEQLLGNDEIGARVLDMKKKVMDSVKEGGGSNKNFNSFVDWMKR; this is translated from the exons ATGGTCAATCCACATGTTTTGGTGATTCCTTATCCAGCACAAGGCCATGTAATTCCTTTGTTTGAGCTTTCAAGATGCCTTGTAAAACACGGCATCGAGGTCACGTTTGTAGATACAGAGCATGTTCACATGCAAATGAAAAATGCACTGGCAGTGGAGGATGAAATAGGGAGTAAAATTCATCATGTATTTGTTTCTGATGGGTTAGAATCCTTGGAAGATAGGAAAATACCAGGGAAGTTTTCTGCAGCAATCATGCAGGTTATGCCCGGAAAGTTCAAGGAGCTTATCGAAGAGATTAACGGATCAAATGGGGATCAGATCACTTGTGTTCTTGCTGATCAGAGTCTTGGATGGGCCCTGGACATTGCCGAGCAGAAGGCGATCAAGCGCGCTGCCTTCTGCCCGGCAGCAGCTGCACTCTTGGTGCTTGGATTTAGCATCCCAAAGCTTATTGATGAGGGAATTGTTGCCAATGATG GAACTCCCACAAAGAAACAAGTAATTAAGTTATCACCAGAAATGCCTGGCATGAACACATCAAACTTTGTGTGGGCATGCCTTGGCAGCAAGGCTCTGCAGAAGAATGTGTTTCAACTTATGGTTAGAAACAACCAATCAACAAAATTAGCAGACTGGTTACTTTGCAACTCAACCTACGACCTTGAGCCGGCGGCGTTTTCCATGGCTCCACAGATCCTACCAATAGGTCCACTTTTGGCAAGCAACCAACTCGAAAGCTCTGCCGGAAACATCTTGCCGGATGACTCTTGCTTGAATTGGCTTGACCAACAATCTCCACAATCAGTCATATATGTTGCGTTTGGTAGTGTCGCAGTTTTTGATCGAAAACAGTTCGAAGAGTTGGCCTGGGGGCTTGAACACTCCAATAGGCCTTTTTTGTGGGTGGTCAGGGATGATAATGCACACACAAAAAATGAAGCCTTCCCGGAAGGATTTCTTGACAGCGTTGCTGATCGTGGGCGGATAGTAGCTTGGGCACCACAGCAGAGGGTTCTGTCTCATCCGTCAATCGCGTGTTTCGTGAGCCATTGTGGCTGGAATTCCACAATGGAAGGTGTAAGTTACGGGGTGCCTTTTATGTGCTGGCCTTACTTTGCTGACCAGTTTTTAAACCAAACCTACATTTGTGAAGTTTGGAAGGTTGGTTTGGGGTTCGAACGGGATGAAAGTGGTATCGTCACGCGAAGAGAAATCTCAAGCAAGGTGGAGCAGCTGCTAGGAAATGATGAAATAGGAGCCAGGGTTTTAGACATGAAGAAAAAGGTTATGGATAGTGTCAAAGAAGGTGGCGGCtcaaacaaaaatttcaatagTTTTGTTGATTGGATGAAACGATAA